tagaattattagaattattagggttattagaattattagaattatcaaAATGATTAGAGTCGATCTCACCGAATGCGCAGAACTCCAAATCgctttgaattcatttccacGTTTCGAGTAAGCCGACCGGCGAATTTATATTCACATTTGAAGTTCGTTGAACGTTCGATTACCGGCGACTCGATTCTATTAATTCAAGACTCCCGGTAAAGCGAGCATTCATCGCGTCACGGTATCCGACTCCACTAACGTCTACCTACAGATTGCTAGAATCTCTCGTGCGGCGCGGCGGCTCGTTTAGCCGGAGGAATTGTCGTTCGAGATAAAACGCGGGAATGAAAGGAGACGATTCCATTCATAACACGAGCCTTATCGTTTCTTCCCTGATTTCACGTGGTGTTGTTTGTCTCTTGGATTGTCAGGAGGTATCGGAGCGGGCTTGATTTACGTGCCGGCTGTGATAACTACCggattttattttgaaagatGGAGAGCTATGGCCACAGGGATCGCGGTATGCGGCTCCGGAATCGGCGCGTTCTTGCTAGCGCCTATCTCCGACGTGCTCGTCAAGCAATTCGGATGGAGAGGCGCTTTGCTTTTCCAAGCAGGTAACATTTCGCTTCTCGCGGACCGCTCGGTTCATCGTTTACCATTTGTATTTATGATCGTTTCAGGTGATAAGCTACTTTAACATACTTATCCGGGATGTTCAGTCGAATCTGCACTGAACATCTCGAATGGAATTTATTCTTGCCgggtttcattcaatttttatcaaCTCGATGCGTACCACAGTATTTTACCTATTTATTCTGTAGtcttaattatttgttattttattattttgatattttagtattttaatattttactgttttgcTATTTCACTACTTTACTTAACCACCACTAAATAGTTCTATTCAATTACACTCCATCTACAATTCTTACTATACCTACTTTAAGTCCACTAATCAATTCAATTACATCATTCGAATATCGTCGACAGTAACTACCCCTTAGGAACGGGTGAACTCGCTAATTAAGGGGTTGAAATTGCCCCACCAAAATACTGACGAAAGTCGACGATATTCCCCAACGATATTATTCAAAGATACTTGGATGCAAAAATTCGCATCAATTGCACGAGTCACGTATTTAATTTCACACGTTGACTTCGACTGCGAGTGACCCCGATTCCGTCCAAGGACGTTAATGGTCCCAGAGAAAGGCGCAGCGTGACGAAAAATACAATCGTTCCGTTCGATTTACCGCGCCCCGTCCTCTGTTTCGGGCGCATTGTCCGCGAATCACGCGGCAGAACGCTCTCGGCCGGATTAGAAGGCGTCTGGAAATGTCGCAGGTATGCTGCTGAATTGCTCGATTTTCGGCGCCATGTTCCGCCCGCTGAAGCCGACCAGGATTAAGGTGAAGTCCACGCCGGAGAACGTCGGATTAGAGGTGAAGAACGGCCTAATGGCCAAAGGTATGTCCACCACTTCGTTGCACTGCGTGCAACCGGGCAGGAGCGGCTTCTTCGGGACCAACAACAACACCGAGTACCCGACGGCCGCCGAGATGCTTGGAAGCAACCACAACATTGTCAAGTAACTAATCATCCTTCCTATTTCATCGAATCTTTCGTAGATATTCGAGCGACGAGCATCTAGTTGCGAAAACTCTCATCttccctttgaactctgtctcttataatttgtttaatccTGTTACCCAGCTTTCCTTATTACCTATTCTGCTTGGTAGCAACCACAACATAGTCAAGTAATTAATCATCCTTTCTCTTTCATCGAATCTTTCGTGGATATTCAAGCGACAAGCATCTAGTTGCGAAAACTCTCATCttccctttgaactctgtctcatattttattcgaaacaaatTTGACGAAGATCTAATCTACAACATATTTGTTTAATCCTGTTACCCAGCTCCCCTTCTTCCGAATTCGCTAACAAACATCAAATCTCGGCGCACGACAGGATCTTCCACAGAGAGTGTCAGAAGTTCGTCGCAGAACATCGACAGCTTCATCAAATCTCATGGAATTTTCACCTGGCAATTCCCTTGTGACACTCACGATCCTAATTTCTCCTGGAAACCAGGTATCCTCGACAATGGAGTTATAGCACTCTCCCCTAGAAGACACCTAGAAATTAGCGTCATCCCCTAACGCAGGACAGTATCGCGAGGCTCTCGGGATTCGCCGGAATCAAGAGCAAAGTCGTTCGAAGTACAGTTCCGTGTCCTCGCTGTAAGATTAACCGAGTGGCACCTTGGGCAAGAATAAAGCTTGAGATAAGGAGGGACCGTAAGGTTCGGAGGGTAGCCGGAATAACGAGGGGGCGCGTGTCGGCTTGCAAAGACGCGAGGAGCCGGTTAAAGGGAGGATTTAACAAACTTTATTCGCCGAAATTACGTCAACGAGTGTTCCCGGTTTACGCTAGATCTACCGAGCACGGAAAATGACCTTGTGAcattcctctatggaaactctgAGGGCGgctattgaaacttcaattgatcTACAGTTCGCGTATTGCCAGATCaatcttcaaccctttgcgaaagAGAACTTCTCAACCTCTGAAAACtccaaaaattgaattatgaaacCTTAAATACCAGAAACAGAGGAAGCCTCTAATCTATCTCTCATTTGACTTAAATCATTTACTCGAAGCTTTCGATTTTGGATCTGAAAGCTCGAAGTcttttaataatcgcgaaaggaaatcaggaataggtcattttgacccgttcggtagttctaatgttagtACATGTATTAAATGATATTACTATCAAGTTTCGCTTACGTCGGTGAAggtttaacacttcgactgccacgtgAACTCATCAAAACCCCTATgtgctcgaaacagttttcttcattagccagaaactgagaaaccttccttcttaataattgcttcactatctttcttatatatcatatatccaaacatataacaaaattcggtttgctCGACACGTGATCGAAACAATTAATGTCAAGTTTCCGTaaaaagtattaaccctttacactcggtaTTCACCACTGacctttgtatactgcgtcagtacatgaattattcaaagaaaatagcttcgttccatAGTTCACGTGTGCtcgtttgataaatattttaaagaatcttctctGCATCTAATTACGaagtatcgaatatttcaagcgaaaagctctcgagtgcaaagggtcaaaagaTCGACgcggcagtcgaagtgttaaggAACCAAGCGAAATTTCTGGTTGCAGCGCCTCGAAGTCGCTGCACTCGCTGCACAAGGTCCACGTGGAGATGAGGACGCTGGAGAGGAAGCTGAGCAGCTCCGAGAAGAGACTCTCCGTGCCCATATATCCGGACCTGGACGTGACCATGGACGAGAAGATCGCCGAGGAGGAGAACAATCTTCTCGGCGGCGACGTGGAGAGACTGAACGGCAAAGTGCCCACGGTGAGTACCGTTTCCAGCCTGGAATTATCGGAGCACCTGGAAATTCACGCGGATCTTCCTGCCTGTCGATAAACAATTTTTGATGAAGGCAGTACTTGATATTGACCTTGATCAGGCCTTAGGACGTGCAAATTGACGAGAATCTTCCTGCCTGTCGATAAACAATTTTTGATAAAGGCACTGCTTGATCTTGATCTTGATCAGGCCTTAGGACGTGTAAATTGACGAGGATCTTCCTGGCTGTCGATAAACAATTTTTGATAAAGGTAGTACTTGATCGTGACCTTTATCAGGCCTTAGGACGTGTAAATTGACGAGGATCCTTCTGCCTGTCGATAAACAATTTTTGATGAAGGCAGTACTTGATCGTGACCTTGATAAGGCCGTAGGGCAGAGGTGGGCAAACCGCGCATGCGCCAAACGTGGAACATTGTGGAGCATTGCCGATACAGCTATGGGGTTGTCGACTATTTTTCTGTAAATACATCTGCCAAGTCGAAAATTCAAGTATATCGTGATTTACTACCGTTGCGCAATTgcataataaagataaacaacaACAAACACATAGATAACTGTCCCCGACGAAACGGACGCGTTTGCGTAATTAGAATTCGGCGATAAGTATCGTCGGAGTTCTATCGAGCATTTTATTCACCCTTCTAATCTTAAGTTGCCTGTCTATCTAAATCATCTAATTGCTCAAGAATCCCGACGATGACTTAATTTCGCTTACAGTCTCGAAAATATCGCTTCTCGTCAGCTACCGTTCTATGATGAAACGTCAACGTAaagtggcgttcaaaagttcccagATCTCTTTCGAATCGACTCCATGTCACGTCGATGTGTCGATTAACGCAAACAGTACAGTTCACAAAATCCTAGTATAATCCGTTAAATACATTCAATTATCATTATACTGTCAAACAAGCGTTATCTTCCTAAACATTCTAACACATCTTCGAACATGCTGAACCATTCATTTTCAAAACACCATATGTAAAAAAcagatatattaatttttccacAGAATCCCCACGCAATATCCTTCATATCTTCCTAACAAAAAGTTCCCACAGCCTTAACGTAAGAAAAATTCCATAATCACTTAACTCACCTAATTACCCAATAACCTTACCCCTCATAAATTCACCTAAACACCCTCCATAATCCTGTCCGCGAGAAAAACTATCAATAAACGTCCTCGAGGCGTTAATTGCTCCAGTCGAGCACGCTTCGTCCGATTGCAGAGCCCCGGGGCTATCCCATGAGCATAACGGAGAGCGTTCATGGCGCTAAGGGTGTGCTGGGATGGGGCGGAATGTCGCCGTGCCAAACGATTCATTCCGCGGCAATAACAGTATATCCCGGTTAAGTAACCGGACGATATTGTTGGCAGATCCGCAGGCACACGATTAGCGGGCGTCGGCTTCGCGCGGACTCGGACTGCAGCCAGAAATCCCTGAAGGTGGGCAACAGGCGGACCACCCTCAGCAAGGACCCGCAGCGGCCGTTCTACAGGGACGACATCTTTTACGGGGGCTCGTTGAACAGGCTGCCTCACTACAAGTCCCAGGTAAGAATCGCGAGGGAACATTTTCCAGTCGCGCACGATCATTTCCATGAAACTTTCTGAGACAGTTCTCGAGGAGATATTTCACGTGGATTTGAAGGGGTGTGAACGCTCACGGGGAGACAaattttaaccctctgtagaccCATGTAACTtcgaagtcacatatcagtgtATCGGCatctcgttgatttatttcattttgcactcaaagtggcgaataaaattaagtaatcggttaacttaaacttctatatgctcaggcgtgaaagtttaacgtcattgtaactatAACttatctatcagcaactgcaactaatttttatggtacctctagtgaaaatgaaaaatgctataacataccttcgatcttctaatagaaatctaataattaataatagaaaatctaataattttagggtagttcctttgattcattaaaatatttaatattataactggtgcaatgttggagcctacagagttcaaagggttaaattgtccTTGAATTGGACAAtgtaattgtatataaattttcttgaGAAACAATTGAGTTGAATAATATactaaatgttttaatgattCTCTCGTGAATATGTCTCTATTACCAAGTAAATCTATATGTgagaattataaagtaaaatggaGACTAATTTTCGGAATTCCTCGTTTTCTAccatatataattattagttCGCTCTCCTAGTTCTCGTAAAAAGCGTTCCATCAAAAGCCCCATATCCACAAGGAAAAATGAGACCGTTGCTCTTAAGTCCCTGGTAGCGCAGGACAGTGcccggtggttctagtgttaaaaaggaaCAGTGTTTTCCTTGGCGGAGGTGCTCGAGCTCTCGAGGGTGGCTAGGGGTGGAAGGGTAATGGGTTTATTGGAGACCGTGCTGACGCTGAAAGCTCTGATGGTCCTTTATGGTCCTGTGTACACATAGACGGTATGAAATCATCCCCTAAGTTCTGTCCCTAGTACCAATAACGAGAATCAATGGGTTAATGCGTAGCGGGAAACAAACACTCCTCCACTAAGTAGCTTCTTAATACTCGAGAACTAATTgaagtaattgtaataattaaaacaaatcaatcgacttaacctgttaactgtgaaatttagtttgaaaagtctcgtttcgcgcaatgaaataaaaaaatgaagcatatactcatcaaacgcaggacgagcacctagggtatattttaatgaaaaaccacaataaagtaaagaattacgtgtttatttgaaaaaatcgagaatccatcgttgaaggaattagcatcatttcaagctttaaccctttgttcatatttagaagactaaatagtttcagtagtttcctgttttcctatcAATCAAgggttaagatgacgtgtacattcgtcgaacacagttaactggttgatctTCTCTCTGTTTCATCGTTGTTCCAACGACTTTTCTATTGGAATGTGAATGTTATAAGGACTCTGCGTTAATGCGAAGATTGAGATTGACTCGGATCGTCGGTTACATTTGCAGCAATCCTCTGTCGGCTACCACATGTCGGTCACGCGCCTGCCAACGGCCACCGACGTCGCCGAGGAGGAGAGCGGAAGCTGTTATCTCTGCCCGGAGAGTGTCCGGCGCATCCTCACGACCATGCTCGATCTGAGCCTCCTGAAGAGCCCGTCATTCCTGATCCTCGCTATCTCCGGTGGACTCACTATGATGGGATTCTACACGCCGTTCATGTATGTCCCAGGTACGGTGTCAGCAGTGTTCTATAGACCATCCTACTGCTTTGCGATCTTTCGTACTAACcgtctaatttatttttcaaaaagtacGGACATGAATGTTAACCCCTCTTTTCCAGAGCAATCGTCGTTTTGAAATTCTTTATGACTCTTGCGATTTTACAATAGCTGTGAGATTAATTTCTCACTGTGTAGAAGGTATTCCAAAAagttcgaaaatgaatatttagatTCTTTTTCTCTAGAGGAATTGTTTCGAAACTCTATGATTTCTGCGATTTTACAACAGCTGTGAGATTAATTTCTCACTGTGTACAGGGCGTTCCAAAAAgtacgaaaatgaattttaagatcCCTCTTGTCTAAAGGAATTGTTTCAAAATTCTATGATTCCTGCGATTTTATAATAACGATGAGATTTAATTTCACCGTATACAGGGCGTTCCACAAATCACGACAAAACGAATATAACGATCCTTGCTCTAAGAAATCCTTATTTTAAAGGTACACCGAAAAGATGAAACGAAGGTTTCTAATCAATGTATCAACGCTCAACAGATATATAGGGTGTTTCAAACATACAGGTCCCGAGGACCGTCGTCCAAAGAAGTCCCACTTTAACGGTCTACAAAGACACTAATTAAAGCGATAGTTTCGTGAATCGGGCTCTCGACGTGTACAGGGCGTTTCAAAATCACCGCGCCGCGTGAAGGAAACGCCAAGACTCGTGCAACTTGAACAGTAGCGGCGAAGGCCAGAAGAGTCCGAAGTAAACAGAGGACACCCTCGTTGGTTTTTCGCAGATCGTGCCAAAGTAGCAGGGATCGACCCATCCACGGCCATGTTCCTCGTCTCGGTGATTGGTATTGGCAACACGATCGGCCGTATCGTCTGCGGCCTGGCAAGCAGTTTGCCCGGCGTTGACGCGCTGGTCGTTAACAACGTATTCATCAGCGCCGGCGGACTGCTCACTATTTTGTCCGGGCTCTCGCTCACGCAGGGCTACCAATTCTTCTATGCCGCCACTTTCGGCCTCAGTATATGTGAGTACCGAGGAAGAAATCAAATCGTCGATTAgcacatttaacactaggtttacgagcatttattgtacacttgattctattattcctaaaagaattgctcgtttatttagattgtggaaactggagattatagtaggtaattggggtaatcatttacaaaatatttctaaaatccaatatgcgtcagtttgacgcgttccgtaaacctagtgttaattaccgaGATACTAATGACTAGCCGCGTATCGATGAGTCTTTATCCTCGATCGCAGATATCCCACTCGAGTGCCAACATAACATCGTACCAATTTCCGCGATGGTGTTCGAAAGTCAATTGCGAAgatctttatatttattaatcgattcgaatttgtttatcaatttatcgattaattaatgaattaacttATCCATTCGTTATTATATCGGTCGACTCATCTGTTTAATCAATTCGTCAGTTCACTTCAATATTCAACTCGTCCGgtcgttaattaatttatctattCGTCACTTTATTACCTAATTTGTATATCAATTAATTCATTGATTTACTGCTTCGTCGGTTACTTATTTCCTTCCTTATTAAATTTATCTGTTTACCGTTCTATTACTTAATTTGCATATCGATCAATTCATTGGTTTATTGCTTCATTACTTATTTGCTCCGTTCATTAATCAATTCGCGTAATCGCCACTCTGTTACTCAATATCTAATTCCACGTTTTCTCGATAGCGGTGTTCGCCTCTCTGAGATCGATCCTGGTGGTGGATCTCCTCGGCCTGGAGAAGCTGACCAACGCGTTCGGCTTGCTTCTTCTGTTCCAGGGGGTGGCGGCAGCTGTGGGCGCACCCCTCGCAGGTGATTCTAAA
Above is a genomic segment from Nomia melanderi isolate GNS246 chromosome 8, iyNomMela1, whole genome shotgun sequence containing:
- the LOC116423888 gene encoding monocarboxylate transporter 12 isoform X1, producing MTHTEPWTTMASLGTKVDEQVAKAPHQNGGCKNENLPLDDVQDNNNESIEVEMVVPPDGGWGWVIVAASFMCNLFVDGIIFSFGVFLNDISEAFSVSKARVALVGSLQSGFYLMAGPFVSALANRYGFRLVAILGSVISCGAFVLSYFSTSIEFLYISYGVLGGIGAGLIYVPAVITTGFYFERWRAMATGIAVCGSGIGAFLLAPISDVLVKQFGWRGALLFQAGMLLNCSIFGAMFRPLKPTRIKVKSTPENVGLEVKNGLMAKGMSTTSLHCVQPGRSGFFGTNNNTEYPTAAEMLGSNHNIVNASKSLHSLHKVHVEMRTLERKLSSSEKRLSVPIYPDLDVTMDEKIAEEENNLLGGDVERLNGKVPTIRRHTISGRRLRADSDCSQKSLKVGNRRTTLSKDPQRPFYRDDIFYGGSLNRLPHYKSQQSSVGYHMSVTRLPTATDVAEEESGSCYLCPESVRRILTTMLDLSLLKSPSFLILAISGGLTMMGFYTPFMYVPDRAKVAGIDPSTAMFLVSVIGIGNTIGRIVCGLASSLPGVDALVVNNVFISAGGLLTILSGLSLTQGYQFFYAATFGLSISVFASLRSILVVDLLGLEKLTNAFGLLLLFQGVAAAVGAPLAGVFMDATGSYDAAFYLSGSLIFLSAVICYPLKRINVWESKKAGQECEDPSKS
- the LOC116423888 gene encoding monocarboxylate transporter 12 isoform X2; translation: MASLGTKVDEQVAKAPHQNGGCKNENLPLDDVQDNNNESIEVEMVVPPDGGWGWVIVAASFMCNLFVDGIIFSFGVFLNDISEAFSVSKARVALVGSLQSGFYLMAGPFVSALANRYGFRLVAILGSVISCGAFVLSYFSTSIEFLYISYGVLGGIGAGLIYVPAVITTGFYFERWRAMATGIAVCGSGIGAFLLAPISDVLVKQFGWRGALLFQAGMLLNCSIFGAMFRPLKPTRIKVKSTPENVGLEVKNGLMAKGMSTTSLHCVQPGRSGFFGTNNNTEYPTAAEMLGSNHNIVNASKSLHSLHKVHVEMRTLERKLSSSEKRLSVPIYPDLDVTMDEKIAEEENNLLGGDVERLNGKVPTIRRHTISGRRLRADSDCSQKSLKVGNRRTTLSKDPQRPFYRDDIFYGGSLNRLPHYKSQQSSVGYHMSVTRLPTATDVAEEESGSCYLCPESVRRILTTMLDLSLLKSPSFLILAISGGLTMMGFYTPFMYVPDRAKVAGIDPSTAMFLVSVIGIGNTIGRIVCGLASSLPGVDALVVNNVFISAGGLLTILSGLSLTQGYQFFYAATFGLSISVFASLRSILVVDLLGLEKLTNAFGLLLLFQGVAAAVGAPLAGVFMDATGSYDAAFYLSGSLIFLSAVICYPLKRINVWESKKAGQECEDPSKS